In Luteimonas viscosa, the following proteins share a genomic window:
- a CDS encoding alpha-ketoglutarate-dependent dioxygenase AlkB family protein, with protein MLRGWLRTSPASALHRQLTDGLPWRVHRVRLFGREIDSPRLSCWIGDRGTTYRYSGVRHHPSAWPDALLPIRERLIRETGVAFNSVLANLYRDGRDCMGWHSDDEPELGAQPVIASLSLGATRRFVLRHRSDPMHKLVLELPHGSLLVMRGATQEDYRHALCRTAKRVGPRINLTFRRIMANPD; from the coding sequence ATGCTCCGCGGTTGGCTGCGGACCAGTCCTGCGTCCGCATTGCATCGGCAGCTGACTGACGGACTCCCGTGGCGCGTACACCGTGTCCGTCTTTTCGGCCGCGAGATCGACTCGCCGAGGTTGAGTTGCTGGATTGGCGATCGGGGAACGACGTACCGCTATTCCGGGGTACGGCATCACCCGTCGGCCTGGCCCGACGCCTTGCTTCCGATCCGCGAGCGCCTGATCCGCGAGACCGGCGTGGCATTCAACAGCGTGCTCGCCAATCTCTATCGCGACGGCAGGGACTGCATGGGCTGGCACAGCGACGACGAACCGGAACTGGGCGCTCAGCCGGTGATCGCATCGTTGAGCCTGGGTGCGACGCGCCGCTTCGTGCTCAGGCATCGTAGCGACCCAATGCACAAGCTGGTGCTGGAACTGCCGCATGGCAGCCTGCTGGTGATGCGCGGCGCCACCCAGGAGGACTACCGCCACGCGCTGTGTCGTACCGCGAAGCGGGTGGGCCCGCGGATCAACCTGACGTTCCGGCGGATTATGGCGAATCCTGATTGA
- a CDS encoding PilT/PilU family type 4a pilus ATPase, with protein MSSIDFTSFLKLMAHQKASDLFITAGMPPSMKVHGKISPITQNPLTPQQSRDLVLNVMSPPQREEFEKTHECNFAIGVSGVGRFRVSCFYQRNQVGMVLRRIETKIPTVEELNLPPIIKTLAMTKRGIIIFVGATGTGKSTSLAAMIGYRNQNSTGHIITIEDPIEFVHKHEGCIITQREVGIDTDSWDNALKNTLRQAPDVIMIGEVRTREGMDHAIAFAETGHLVLCTLHANNANQAMDRIINFFPEDRRNQLLMDLSLNLKGVVAQQLIPTPDGKGRRVAMEILLGTPLVQDYIREGEVHKLKEVMKESTNLGMKTFDQALFELYQAGEISYEDALRFADSQNEVRLRIKLAQGGDARTLSQGLDGVEIAEAR; from the coding sequence ATGAGCAGCATCGATTTCACCTCGTTCCTCAAGCTGATGGCGCACCAGAAGGCGTCGGACCTGTTCATCACCGCCGGCATGCCGCCGTCGATGAAGGTCCACGGCAAGATCTCGCCGATCACGCAGAACCCGCTCACGCCTCAGCAGTCGCGCGACCTGGTACTCAACGTGATGTCGCCGCCGCAGCGCGAGGAGTTCGAAAAGACGCACGAGTGCAACTTCGCCATCGGCGTGTCGGGGGTGGGCCGCTTCCGCGTCTCGTGCTTCTACCAGCGCAACCAGGTGGGCATGGTGCTGCGCCGGATCGAGACCAAGATCCCGACGGTGGAGGAGCTCAACCTGCCACCGATCATCAAGACGCTGGCGATGACCAAGCGCGGCATCATCATCTTCGTCGGCGCCACCGGCACCGGCAAGTCGACCTCGCTGGCGGCGATGATCGGGTACCGCAACCAGAACTCGACCGGGCACATCATCACGATCGAGGACCCGATCGAGTTCGTGCACAAGCACGAGGGCTGCATCATCACCCAGCGCGAGGTCGGCATCGACACCGACAGCTGGGACAACGCGCTCAAGAACACCCTGCGCCAGGCGCCGGACGTGATCATGATCGGCGAGGTGCGCACCCGCGAGGGCATGGACCACGCCATCGCCTTCGCCGAGACCGGCCACCTGGTGCTGTGCACCCTGCATGCGAACAACGCCAACCAGGCGATGGACCGCATCATCAACTTCTTCCCCGAGGATCGCCGCAACCAGCTGCTGATGGACCTCTCGCTCAACCTCAAGGGCGTGGTCGCACAGCAGTTGATCCCCACGCCCGACGGCAAAGGGCGGCGCGTCGCGATGGAGATCCTGCTCGGTACCCCGTTGGTGCAGGACTACATCCGCGAAGGCGAGGTGCACAAGCTCAAGGAAGTGATGAAGGAGTCGACCAACCTCGGCATGAAGACCTTCGACCAGGCCCTGTTCGAGCTGTACCAGGCCGGCGAGATCTCCTACGAGGACGCGCTGCGCTTCGCCGACTCGCAGAACGAGGTGCGGCTCAGGATCAAGCTCGCCCAGGGCGGCGACGCGCGCACCCTGTCGCAGGGACTGGATGGCGTGGAGATCGCGGAGGCGCGTTGA
- a CDS encoding type IV pilus twitching motility protein PilT, translating to MDIAELLAFSVKNKASDLHLSAGLPPMIRVDGDVRRINIPALEHKQVHALVYDIMSDKQRRDFEEFLETDFSFEIPGLARFRVNAFNQNRGAGAVFRTIPSEVLTLEDLGCPPIFRELIEQPQGLILVTGPTGSGKSTTLAAMIDHINKNEYGHILTIEDPIEFVHTSQKCLINQREVHRDTHGFSEALRSALREDPDIVLVGELRDLETIRLALTAAETGHLVFGTLHTSSAAKTIDRIIDVFPAGEKPMVRSMLSESLRAVISQALLKKVGGGRTAAWEIMVGIPAIRNLIREDKVAQMYSSIQTGQQHGMMTLDQHLQDLVKRGMVTRQQAKEYAKEKRLFE from the coding sequence ATGGATATCGCCGAACTGTTGGCGTTCTCGGTCAAGAACAAGGCCTCCGACCTCCATCTGTCGGCGGGGCTTCCGCCGATGATCCGGGTCGACGGCGACGTGCGCCGGATCAACATCCCGGCGCTCGAGCACAAGCAGGTGCACGCGCTGGTCTACGACATCATGTCGGACAAGCAGCGCCGCGACTTCGAGGAATTCCTCGAAACCGACTTCTCGTTCGAGATTCCCGGCCTCGCGCGCTTCCGCGTCAACGCGTTCAACCAGAACCGCGGCGCCGGCGCGGTGTTCCGGACGATTCCCTCCGAAGTGCTGACGCTGGAGGACCTCGGCTGCCCGCCGATCTTCCGCGAACTGATCGAACAGCCGCAGGGCCTGATCCTGGTGACCGGGCCGACCGGGTCGGGCAAGTCGACCACGCTGGCGGCGATGATCGACCACATCAACAAGAACGAGTACGGGCACATCCTCACCATCGAGGACCCGATCGAGTTCGTGCACACCTCGCAGAAGTGCCTGATCAACCAGCGTGAGGTGCACCGCGACACCCACGGTTTCAGCGAGGCGCTGCGCTCGGCGCTGCGCGAAGACCCGGACATCGTGCTGGTCGGCGAGCTGCGCGACCTGGAAACCATCCGCCTGGCGCTGACCGCCGCGGAAACCGGCCACCTGGTGTTCGGCACCCTGCACACCAGCTCGGCGGCCAAGACCATCGACCGCATCATCGACGTGTTTCCCGCCGGCGAGAAGCCGATGGTGCGCTCGATGCTGTCCGAATCGCTGCGCGCGGTGATCTCGCAGGCGCTGCTGAAGAAGGTCGGCGGCGGCCGCACCGCGGCCTGGGAAATCATGGTCGGCATCCCCGCCATCCGCAACCTGATCCGCGAGGACAAGGTGGCGCAGATGTATTCGTCGATCCAGACCGGCCAGCAGCACGGCATGATGACCCTCGACCAGCACCTGCAGGACCTGGTCAAGCGCGGCATGGTCACGCGCCAGCAGGCGAAGGAATACGCGAAGGAGAAGCGGTTGTTCGAATGA
- the proC gene encoding pyrroline-5-carboxylate reductase, giving the protein MPAASPSTVASESVAFIGGGNMARSLIGGLVAAGTDPAAIRVADPNAAARDALAADFGVHAFADATDAVDGAGTWVFAVKPQVMREVSAGLAAPAREGAPLVISIAAGITSTQLARWLGGAVAVVRAMPNTPALLGAGVTGLYANALVDAGGRARAERLLSSAGATVWIDDEALMDAVTGTSGSGPAYVFLLAEAMEEAAIAEGLPAAAARMLASQTILGAARMLTESGEPPSELRRRVTSPNGTTQAAIETFETGGFRALVAGAIRAATRRGGELSAAND; this is encoded by the coding sequence ATGCCCGCGGCCAGCCCCAGCACCGTTGCTTCCGAGTCCGTCGCCTTCATCGGTGGCGGCAACATGGCCCGCAGCCTGATCGGCGGGCTGGTCGCCGCCGGCACGGACCCGGCCGCGATCCGCGTGGCCGACCCCAACGCCGCGGCACGCGACGCGCTGGCGGCCGATTTCGGCGTGCACGCCTTTGCCGATGCGACCGATGCAGTGGATGGCGCGGGCACCTGGGTCTTCGCGGTCAAGCCGCAGGTCATGCGCGAGGTCAGCGCGGGGCTGGCGGCCCCCGCACGGGAGGGCGCGCCGCTGGTGATCTCGATCGCCGCCGGCATCACCTCGACGCAACTGGCGCGCTGGCTCGGTGGCGCGGTGGCGGTGGTGCGCGCGATGCCCAACACCCCCGCCCTGCTCGGCGCCGGGGTCACCGGCTTGTATGCGAACGCCCTGGTCGACGCTGGCGGGCGCGCGCGCGCCGAACGGCTGCTGTCCAGTGCCGGGGCGACCGTCTGGATCGATGACGAAGCCCTGATGGACGCGGTGACCGGCACGTCCGGCAGCGGCCCGGCCTACGTCTTCCTGCTGGCCGAAGCGATGGAGGAGGCGGCGATCGCCGAAGGCCTGCCGGCCGCGGCCGCCCGCATGCTGGCGTCGCAGACCATCCTCGGCGCCGCGCGCATGCTCACCGAATCCGGCGAACCGCCGTCGGAACTGCGGCGACGGGTCACCTCGCCCAACGGCACCACCCAGGCCGCGATCGAGACCTTCGAGACCGGCGGGTTCCGCGCGCTGGTGGCGGGCGCGATCCGTGCCGCGACCCGGCGCGGCGGCGAGCTGTCGGCGGCAAATGACTGA
- a CDS encoding DUF4426 domain-containing protein, with amino-acid sequence MRLLRPGLVLTLVVLSACGIDPSSRTDLAEHAEAARQPAELQVGDARIHASLAPTAALSPAIASRYGVDRGRDVQLLLVGVRQGPTGDEVSVPAQVVARVRDLRGVSQEVAMREVRSDGFIDYVGAVRVAPPDTLAFEVTVRREGADAPAVLRFSREVFAPSGG; translated from the coding sequence ATGCGGCTGTTGCGCCCCGGACTGGTGCTGACGCTGGTCGTGCTGTCGGCCTGCGGAATCGACCCCTCGTCCCGCACCGATCTGGCCGAACACGCCGAGGCCGCGCGCCAGCCGGCCGAACTGCAGGTGGGCGATGCGCGCATCCACGCCAGCCTCGCGCCGACCGCGGCGTTGAGTCCGGCGATCGCCTCGCGCTACGGCGTCGATCGCGGCCGCGACGTCCAGCTTCTGCTGGTCGGCGTGCGCCAGGGCCCGACCGGCGACGAGGTTTCCGTGCCCGCGCAGGTGGTCGCGCGCGTGCGCGACCTGCGCGGCGTCAGCCAGGAGGTCGCAATGCGCGAAGTGCGCAGCGACGGGTTCATCGACTATGTCGGCGCAGTGCGGGTGGCCCCGCCGGACACGCTGGCATTCGAGGTCACGGTCCGCCGCGAGGGCGCGGATGCGCCGGCGGTGCTGCGCTTCAGCCGCGAGGTGTTCGCGCCCAGCGGCGGATGA
- a CDS encoding ABC transporter substrate-binding protein: MGPRRIVCLTEEPTEVLYALGEQDRIVGISGFTVRPPQARREKPKVSAFTSAKIDAILALEPDFVVGFSDIQAEIAATLVRRGVEVWIANHRSVEGIVDYIRRLGALVGAAARADAYADELEAGLERIAREASRLPRRPRVYFEEWDEPIITGIRWVSELVRIAGGDDVFPELSAEPLAKARILASGDPVVERAPDIILGSWCGKKFQPQKVAARPGWDAIPAVRDGELHEIRSPLILQPGPAALTDGVGAIAAIIRRWARTPRG, translated from the coding sequence GTGGGCCCGCGCCGCATCGTCTGCCTGACCGAGGAGCCGACCGAAGTCCTCTACGCACTCGGCGAGCAGGACCGCATCGTCGGCATCAGCGGCTTCACCGTGCGTCCGCCGCAGGCGCGCAGGGAGAAGCCGAAGGTCAGCGCCTTCACCAGTGCGAAGATCGACGCGATCCTGGCGCTCGAACCGGACTTCGTGGTCGGCTTCTCCGATATCCAGGCCGAGATCGCCGCGACCCTGGTGCGGCGGGGCGTGGAGGTGTGGATCGCCAACCATCGCAGCGTCGAGGGCATCGTCGACTACATCCGGCGGCTCGGCGCGCTGGTGGGGGCCGCGGCGCGTGCGGATGCGTATGCCGATGAACTGGAGGCGGGGCTGGAGCGCATCGCGCGCGAGGCGTCCCGACTGCCGCGACGGCCCAGGGTCTATTTCGAGGAGTGGGACGAGCCCATCATCACCGGCATCCGCTGGGTGTCCGAACTGGTCCGGATCGCCGGCGGCGACGACGTGTTCCCGGAACTGTCGGCCGAGCCGCTGGCGAAGGCGCGCATCCTCGCCAGCGGCGATCCCGTGGTCGAGCGCGCGCCGGACATCATCCTCGGATCCTGGTGCGGCAAGAAGTTCCAGCCGCAGAAGGTCGCGGCGCGGCCGGGCTGGGACGCGATCCCGGCGGTGCGCGACGGTGAACTGCACGAGATCAGGTCGCCGCTGATCCTGCAGCCGGGCCCCGCCGCGCTGACCGATGGCGTGGGCGCGATCGCGGCGATCATCCGCCGCTGGGCGCGAACACCTCGCGGCTGA
- the aac(6') gene encoding aminoglycoside 6'-N-acetyltransferase — translation MKAEAGFAVRPVDPLVDAAAWGRLRVALWPDEAGVDAPRELRAALQPASGACVLLAVSVDGEAIGFAEARRRVDYVNGTGSSPVGFLEGWYVAPAWRGRGVGRALVTGVEAWTRAIGCDELASDALLGNVPSHAAHLGCGFEETERVVYFRKRL, via the coding sequence GTGAAGGCCGAGGCGGGCTTCGCGGTGCGCCCGGTCGATCCGCTCGTGGACGCGGCCGCCTGGGGGCGCTTGCGGGTGGCGCTGTGGCCGGACGAGGCCGGCGTCGATGCGCCGCGGGAACTGCGGGCGGCACTGCAACCGGCGAGCGGCGCCTGCGTGCTGCTGGCGGTTTCGGTCGACGGCGAGGCCATCGGCTTCGCCGAGGCGCGGCGGCGTGTCGACTACGTCAACGGCACCGGGTCGTCGCCGGTCGGATTCCTCGAAGGCTGGTACGTTGCGCCGGCCTGGCGCGGGCGGGGCGTCGGCCGCGCGCTGGTCACCGGCGTCGAAGCGTGGACGCGCGCCATCGGCTGCGACGAACTGGCGTCCGACGCGCTGCTGGGCAACGTGCCGTCCCACGCCGCGCACCTGGGCTGCGGATTCGAGGAGACCGAACGCGTGGTCTACTTCCGCAAGCGGCTCTAG
- the pdxH gene encoding pyridoxamine 5'-phosphate oxidase, with protein MDCADLQAEALATFDTLFAEALAAGEPDRTAMTVATAALDARPSARTVLLKQHDARGFVFYTHLDGRKGRELQVNPQAALLFHWPRVRKGVQVRIEGSVATVPDEEADAYFASRPRVSQLGAWASRQSETLDSREAFDARVEELEREFANREVPRPARWTGLRVRPDRIEFWYGAEYRLHERWLYEFDCTGQCSKRMLYP; from the coding sequence ATGGACTGTGCAGACCTCCAGGCCGAAGCCCTGGCCACGTTCGACACCCTGTTCGCCGAAGCGCTGGCCGCAGGCGAACCCGATCGCACCGCGATGACGGTGGCGACCGCGGCGCTGGACGCGCGCCCCTCGGCGCGCACGGTGCTGCTCAAGCAGCACGATGCGCGCGGCTTCGTGTTCTACACCCATCTGGACGGACGCAAGGGCCGCGAACTGCAGGTCAATCCGCAGGCGGCGCTGCTGTTCCACTGGCCGCGCGTGCGCAAGGGCGTGCAGGTGCGGATCGAGGGGAGCGTGGCCACGGTGCCGGACGAGGAGGCCGATGCCTACTTCGCCTCGCGTCCGCGCGTGAGCCAGCTCGGGGCCTGGGCCTCGCGGCAGTCGGAGACGCTGGACTCGCGCGAGGCGTTCGATGCGCGCGTGGAGGAGCTGGAGCGCGAGTTCGCGAACCGCGAGGTGCCGCGCCCGGCGCGCTGGACCGGGCTGCGCGTGCGCCCGGACCGCATCGAATTCTGGTACGGCGCCGAGTATCGGCTGCACGAGCGCTGGCTGTACGAATTCGACTGCACGGGACAGTGCAGCAAGCGGATGCTGTATCCGTGA
- a CDS encoding kinase, with protein sequence MSRAAHPVPPDGFDEAFVAGVLDDALAHDARVYGLSGLQGTGKSTLAAQLVAAADMRGLRAVALSLDAFYLDLPQRRRLARRVHPLLATRGPPGTHEVALACTTLDALRDGDSVTLPAFDKLGDRRLPRTRWRRVADVDLVVFEGWCLGTPPQDADALRVPVNALEREEDPDGRWRGFGNDALARDYPALWRRVDRLLFLQPPGFEVVPRWRWQQEQALQAREPSRPGMTRAQVERFVQHYERVSRHALRALPAIADVVVALDADRRPRPDPVRERV encoded by the coding sequence ATGTCCCGCGCCGCGCATCCCGTTCCGCCGGACGGCTTCGACGAGGCCTTCGTCGCCGGCGTGCTCGATGATGCGCTGGCGCACGACGCACGGGTGTACGGTCTTTCCGGCCTGCAGGGCACCGGCAAGTCGACCCTCGCAGCGCAACTGGTGGCCGCGGCCGACATGCGCGGGCTGCGGGCGGTGGCGCTGTCGCTCGACGCCTTCTACCTCGACCTGCCGCAACGCCGGCGCCTCGCACGCCGGGTCCACCCGCTGCTGGCCACACGCGGTCCGCCGGGCACGCACGAGGTGGCGCTCGCCTGCACGACCCTGGACGCGCTGCGCGACGGCGATTCCGTGACCCTGCCGGCCTTCGACAAGCTCGGTGACCGCCGCCTGCCACGCACACGGTGGCGGCGGGTGGCCGACGTCGACCTGGTCGTGTTCGAGGGCTGGTGCCTCGGCACGCCGCCACAGGATGCCGACGCGCTGCGCGTGCCGGTCAATGCGTTGGAACGCGAAGAGGATCCCGATGGCCGCTGGCGAGGGTTCGGCAACGACGCGCTCGCCCGCGATTACCCGGCGTTATGGCGGCGCGTGGACCGCCTGCTGTTCCTGCAGCCGCCGGGCTTCGAGGTGGTCCCCCGATGGCGCTGGCAACAGGAGCAGGCGCTGCAGGCGCGCGAGCCCTCGCGCCCGGGCATGACGCGCGCGCAGGTCGAACGGTTCGTGCAGCACTACGAGCGCGTCAGCCGCCACGCGCTGCGCGCGCTGCCCGCGATCGCCGACGTCGTGGTCGCGCTCGACGCCGACCGCAGACCCCGCCCCGATCCCGTGCGGGAGCGCGTCTAG
- a CDS encoding DUF4282 domain-containing protein encodes MRDLLHFDSMITPKIVTFIYWLLLAASAVAGLVLLSKGFGVMEYSGFAGFGMVVAAPMLIALMALLARIYCEIMIVLFKINEALQDMRRK; translated from the coding sequence ATGCGTGACCTGCTTCATTTCGATTCGATGATCACCCCGAAGATCGTCACCTTCATCTACTGGCTGCTGCTCGCGGCTTCGGCGGTCGCCGGGCTGGTGCTGCTGTCCAAGGGCTTCGGGGTGATGGAGTACTCGGGGTTCGCGGGTTTCGGCATGGTCGTCGCCGCGCCGATGCTGATCGCACTGATGGCGCTGCTGGCGCGCATCTACTGCGAAATCATGATCGTGCTGTTCAAGATCAACGAGGCCCTGCAGGACATGCGCAGGAAATAG
- a CDS encoding OmpA family protein yields MRSTRGLLGTFAAAALACVLAAQAAVAAGARPGTDPGPRTVVGEWVGTYVCAQGLTGLTLSIAEATPTSARALFHFYADPRNPKVPTGCFTMDGDYDPGTGRLRLRGGQWRLRPGGYRMVDFDGHVDAQGGRFSGKVGGAAACKRFDLGRRPSPAPARAECAIAMPVAQPGLVDAGGIGAALAADGRIDLDILFDFGQATLRSDGIGQLDELGRILLSPALSQRRVGLHGHTDAVGRADANRALSGRRAQAVRDYLVTRFAFPPGRLEVRGHGEDRLKLPAAPEDPVNRRVEVLLLD; encoded by the coding sequence ATGCGCAGCACCAGGGGCCTACTGGGCACGTTCGCGGCAGCGGCGCTGGCCTGCGTGCTGGCCGCGCAGGCCGCGGTCGCCGCCGGCGCAAGGCCGGGCACCGACCCCGGTCCGCGGACGGTCGTGGGCGAATGGGTCGGCACCTACGTCTGCGCGCAGGGACTGACCGGCCTGACCCTGAGCATCGCCGAGGCCACCCCGACCAGTGCGCGGGCGCTGTTCCACTTCTACGCCGATCCGCGCAACCCGAAGGTGCCGACCGGCTGCTTCACGATGGACGGCGACTACGATCCGGGCACCGGCCGGCTACGGCTCCGGGGCGGGCAGTGGCGGCTGCGGCCCGGCGGCTACCGGATGGTGGACTTCGACGGCCACGTCGATGCGCAGGGCGGGCGCTTCAGCGGCAAGGTCGGGGGCGCTGCGGCCTGCAAGCGGTTCGACCTCGGACGCCGGCCCTCGCCGGCGCCGGCGAGGGCCGAATGCGCGATCGCCATGCCGGTGGCGCAGCCCGGACTGGTCGATGCCGGCGGCATCGGCGCGGCGCTCGCCGCGGACGGACGGATCGATCTCGACATCCTGTTCGACTTCGGCCAGGCCACGCTGCGCAGCGACGGCATCGGCCAGCTCGATGAACTGGGCCGGATCCTGCTGTCGCCCGCACTGTCGCAGCGCCGGGTCGGCCTGCATGGACACACCGACGCGGTCGGCCGCGCGGACGCGAACCGCGCTCTGTCCGGGCGCCGCGCGCAGGCCGTGCGCGACTACCTGGTCACGCGTTTCGCCTTCCCGCCCGGTCGCCTCGAGGTGCGTGGCCACGGCGAGGATCGACTGAAGCTGCCCGCCGCGCCGGAGGATCCGGTCAACCGGCGGGTCGAGGTGCTGCTGCTGGACTGA